GTATCTGCGAGTCTGCTGCTGGCAGGGGGACTGCTGGCGGGCTGCGGCGGAAATAACACCAACAATGCCGCTAACAACACAGGTGGAACAAATGGGGCCGGCAACAGCACTGCCGATTCCTCGAAGCCTGTCACGATTAATATGTTCACCGCATCTCCCGAATACACCGATGCCTTCAATGCTTACATCGCCGAATACAAGAAGGTGAAGCCCAACGTAACGATCAATCTGGAAATTATGCAGGCGGATTACAATACGGTACTGAAATCCAAGATTGCGGCCGGCAGCACCCCGGATGTGTTCCAGACGACTGCGGGCGGCGATATTGATACTTTTGCCGAATACAGCGCCGACCTGACGAATGAACCGCTGGCCGCTGCGATGACCGATGCCGTCCGCTCCAATATGAGCTCCTCGGATGGCAAAGTGCTCGGGCTTCCGGTCAAGGGCAACCTGTTCGTCCTGATGTACAACAAGAAGCTGCTGACGGATGCCGGCATTACCGAGGTTCCGAAGACAACCGCCGAGCTGGATGATGCGATCACTAAGCTGGAAGCCAAGGGAATTACACCGTTCGCCAATGCCTACAAGGAGTGGTGGGTATGGAAGCATATCTTCCAGCACTTCGTTGATGCGGCAGCCACCGATGCAGGTACAGACGCCAAGACCCTGGTAGCCGACTTCATCGCCGGCAAGACCACCTTCAAGGATCATCCCGTGCTGAACGATAATTTCTTCAACTTCATTGATACGACCGTGAAGCATGGTACAGACAAGCCGCTGGAACGCGACAGCAATGCGGAAGTCAGTGACTTCGCCCTCGGCAAAACCGCCTTCATGACCGGCAAGGGTGCCTGGGATGAAGAGGCCATCAAGAAGATCACCCCTGACTTCGATCTCGGCATCGCCGGTTATCCGGTCAGCGACAAGCCGGAGCAGTCCCAGATCATTACGGGTGCTGACCAGGCGCTGCGCATCAACAAGGATTCGGCTGTAGCTAAGGAGACGATCAAATTCTTCAACTGGCTGTATACCTCTGATTACGGCAAAAGCTGGTTCTCCAACGTAGCCAAGGTGATTCCGCCGATCAAGGATGCGCCGATGCCTGACCTGCAAATGCCTAAGGAGATGGAGGAAATCCTGAAGACCGAGAAATCCGGCGACCTGTCCGTGAACTATTCGCTGGATACGTTCCACCAGAAATTCGGTGAATTGATGCAGGCTTATATCGGCGGCAGCAAGACCAAGGACCAAGCGATCGATGAAATTCAGAAGGCCTGGATTCAGTTCGGGTCCGCACAATAAAAGCATCAGGATGAACTTGAACGGCCACCGCGGTGTAATTACTGAGGGGGCCGTTCCTGTATTAAGGAGGCTGCAGGATACATGGACAGCAAGCTTATAGAAGTTGCCGAGAACGGGCTTTATCTTACCATTGAAGTGACAGGGCAGCAGGATGTGCGGCTGCTGCATTTCGGCGCTGCGCCGCTTGAGGCGGGAAGCATTGAGGAGAAGAACAAGGCCGGCTTCCGGCTGCTGGAGCTGCAAATGACCGGCGAGGACCGGGCCGAATATCACGGGCGGACGCACCGCGCCTCTTATCCGGGGCTGCGCATGGTATATG
This region of Paenibacillus sp. FSL K6-1096 genomic DNA includes:
- a CDS encoding sugar ABC transporter substrate-binding protein, with the translated sequence MLKRFMAVSASLLLAGGLLAGCGGNNTNNAANNTGGTNGAGNSTADSSKPVTINMFTASPEYTDAFNAYIAEYKKVKPNVTINLEIMQADYNTVLKSKIAAGSTPDVFQTTAGGDIDTFAEYSADLTNEPLAAAMTDAVRSNMSSSDGKVLGLPVKGNLFVLMYNKKLLTDAGITEVPKTTAELDDAITKLEAKGITPFANAYKEWWVWKHIFQHFVDAAATDAGTDAKTLVADFIAGKTTFKDHPVLNDNFFNFIDTTVKHGTDKPLERDSNAEVSDFALGKTAFMTGKGAWDEEAIKKITPDFDLGIAGYPVSDKPEQSQIITGADQALRINKDSAVAKETIKFFNWLYTSDYGKSWFSNVAKVIPPIKDAPMPDLQMPKEMEEILKTEKSGDLSVNYSLDTFHQKFGELMQAYIGGSKTKDQAIDEIQKAWIQFGSAQ